In Sphingomonas psychrotolerans, the following proteins share a genomic window:
- a CDS encoding lysophospholipid acyltransferase family protein, translating into MWSRVALLVLAVLSHVPMYYLWRLLRLPMPWPRWFLGRAARIAGARVVKVGTPLRRDVFYVSNHLSWIDILALGGASGTAFVAKAEIGTAPVVGWLAGMNRTVYVKRENRLGVADQINQLRDALADNWAITIFPEGTTTDGKSLLPFKTPMLRVLEPPPPGVMVQPVLLDYGDAGEEIGWIGQERGIDNARRILARKGSFELRVHFLEPFFPGDFPGRKAIAAESRRRIEAALVAALGHPLRPFRFAEEAIGYKPSPNS; encoded by the coding sequence ATGTGGAGCCGCGTTGCTTTGCTGGTGCTCGCGGTGCTCAGCCACGTGCCGATGTACTATTTGTGGCGGCTGCTGCGTTTGCCCATGCCCTGGCCGCGCTGGTTTCTCGGCCGCGCCGCGCGCATCGCCGGCGCACGCGTCGTCAAGGTCGGTACGCCGCTTCGCCGCGACGTCTTCTATGTCTCCAACCATCTCAGCTGGATCGACATCCTCGCATTGGGCGGCGCGAGCGGCACTGCGTTCGTCGCCAAGGCCGAGATCGGCACCGCCCCGGTGGTCGGCTGGCTCGCGGGGATGAACCGCACCGTCTACGTCAAGCGCGAGAACCGGCTGGGCGTCGCCGATCAGATCAACCAGTTGCGCGATGCGCTGGCCGACAATTGGGCGATCACGATCTTCCCCGAAGGCACCACCACCGACGGCAAGTCGCTGCTGCCGTTCAAGACCCCGATGCTGCGCGTGCTCGAGCCGCCGCCGCCCGGCGTGATGGTTCAGCCGGTGCTGCTCGATTATGGCGACGCCGGGGAAGAGATCGGCTGGATCGGCCAGGAGCGCGGAATCGACAACGCCCGCCGCATTCTCGCGCGCAAAGGCAGCTTCGAACTCCGGGTTCACTTCCTCGAACCCTTTTTCCCCGGCGACTTCCCCGGCCGCAAGGCGATCGCCGCGGAAAGCCGGCGGCGGATCGAAGCGGCGTTGGTGGCGGCGCTGGGGCACCCGTTGCGCCCGTTCCGGTTTGCCGAGGAAGCGATCGGATACAAACCCTCGCCCAATTCTTGA
- a CDS encoding Fur family transcriptional regulator: MPRKIDLEQLCHDKGLRITEQRKVIARVLSDADDHPDVEKVYERASAIDPGISIATVYRTVRLFEEAGILDRHDFGDGRARYEPAPEAHHDHLIDVESGKVIEFVDPELELLQKQIAERLGFRLVDHRMELYGVALDRKI; the protein is encoded by the coding sequence ATGCCGCGCAAAATCGATCTCGAGCAGCTCTGTCACGACAAGGGACTGCGCATCACCGAGCAACGCAAGGTGATCGCGCGGGTTTTATCCGACGCCGACGATCATCCCGACGTCGAAAAGGTCTATGAGCGCGCCTCGGCGATCGATCCGGGCATTTCGATCGCCACGGTCTATCGCACCGTCCGGCTGTTCGAAGAGGCCGGCATCCTCGATCGCCACGATTTCGGCGACGGCCGCGCGCGCTACGAGCCTGCGCCCGAGGCGCATCACGACCATCTGATCGATGTCGAATCGGGCAAGGTGATCGAGTTCGTCGATCCTGAGCTCGAACTGCTCCAGAAGCAGATCGCCGAGCGGCTGGGCTTCCGCCTCGTCGATCACCGCATGGAGCTCTACGGCGTGGCACTCGACCGGAAGATCTGA
- a CDS encoding MucR family transcriptional regulator translates to MDSSADIQETLITLTADIVAAHVSNNSVAVSDLPVLIQNVHGALTGLGRTVVEPEVKQEPAVSIRSSVKPDFIVCLEDGKKLKMLKRHLMTHYQLTPEQYRAKWNLPADYPMVAPNYAEQRRTLAKKIGLGTQRRKR, encoded by the coding sequence ATGGACAGTTCAGCTGACATTCAGGAAACACTCATCACGCTTACCGCGGATATTGTTGCGGCACATGTGAGCAACAATAGCGTTGCTGTTTCCGATCTTCCGGTGCTTATCCAGAATGTACACGGCGCCTTGACTGGCCTTGGCCGTACTGTTGTTGAACCGGAAGTAAAGCAGGAGCCCGCCGTTTCGATTCGCTCTTCGGTGAAGCCGGACTTCATCGTTTGCCTCGAAGACGGCAAGAAGCTCAAGATGCTCAAGCGTCACTTGATGACGCACTATCAGCTGACGCCGGAACAGTATCGCGCGAAGTGGAATCTTCCCGCTGACTATCCGATGGTCGCTCCCAACTATGCCGAGCAGCGCCGCACGCTCGCCAAGAAGATCGGTCTGGGCACCCAGCGCCGCAAGCGCTGA
- a CDS encoding GNAT family N-acetyltransferase, with protein MTGTLNLTELREGGAQDLIEVSRIMEEAFDPRFGEAWTSAQCLGMLSLPGVWLVIASFDGQDVGFALARAIAGEAELLLLATRPAARRRGVAGALLRAIVAEAQARGVAQLHLEVRAGNDAVRLYRREGFEKVGERKNYYRGKMGQAFDAHTYARELR; from the coding sequence ATGACCGGCACGCTCAACCTGACCGAGTTGCGCGAAGGCGGCGCGCAGGACCTCATCGAAGTCAGCCGCATCATGGAAGAGGCATTCGACCCGCGCTTCGGCGAGGCATGGACCAGCGCGCAGTGCCTAGGCATGCTGTCGCTCCCCGGAGTCTGGCTGGTGATCGCCAGTTTCGATGGCCAGGACGTCGGCTTCGCGCTCGCCCGCGCGATCGCCGGCGAGGCCGAATTGCTGCTGCTGGCGACTCGCCCCGCCGCGCGCCGCCGCGGTGTCGCCGGGGCGCTGCTCCGCGCGATAGTCGCCGAAGCCCAGGCGCGTGGAGTCGCGCAACTGCATCTCGAGGTACGCGCGGGAAACGATGCCGTCCGGCTATACCGTCGCGAAGGTTTCGAGAAGGTCGGCGAGCGCAAGAACTATTACAGAGGCAAGATGGGCCAGGCGTTCGACGCTCATACCTATGCGCGCGAGCTTCGCTGA
- the tsaB gene encoding tRNA (adenosine(37)-N6)-threonylcarbamoyltransferase complex dimerization subunit type 1 TsaB — MLTLVIETATAACSVALLRGGEVVASAHEVVGRGHAERLVPMIAALPDQGRAPRILVDVGPGSFTGVRVGLAAALGLAIGWQAEIHGYSSLALLAATGFAESPQCPALAAILEGGHGEVFMQSFTASPLTPEGPLQSLVPAAALAALGQRPAIGSGVRHLAALDPGRALTEALPRAEDARLLASDLASLPPRPIYGRAPDAKTLAERGLA, encoded by the coding sequence TTGCTGACGCTCGTCATCGAAACCGCGACCGCCGCCTGTTCGGTGGCCCTGCTGCGCGGCGGCGAAGTTGTCGCCAGCGCGCACGAAGTCGTCGGGCGCGGCCATGCCGAGCGGCTCGTCCCGATGATCGCGGCCTTGCCCGATCAGGGACGCGCCCCGCGGATCCTCGTCGATGTCGGCCCCGGCAGCTTCACCGGAGTCCGCGTCGGGCTCGCCGCGGCGCTTGGCCTCGCGATCGGCTGGCAGGCCGAGATTCACGGCTATTCGTCGCTCGCCTTGCTCGCCGCAACCGGGTTCGCGGAGTCTCCGCAATGTCCCGCACTTGCCGCCATACTCGAGGGCGGGCACGGTGAAGTCTTCATGCAGTCGTTCACGGCATCGCCGCTCACGCCCGAAGGCCCGTTGCAGTCGCTGGTTCCCGCGGCAGCTTTAGCCGCGCTGGGGCAGCGGCCCGCGATCGGCAGCGGAGTCCGTCATCTCGCCGCGCTCGATCCCGGCCGTGCGTTGACCGAGGCGCTTCCTCGCGCGGAGGACGCACGGCTGCTCGCCAGTGATCTCGCCAGCCTTCCTCCCCGTCCGATCTACGGCCGCGCGCCCGACGCGAAGACACTGGCGGAGCGCGGCCTGGCATGA
- a CDS encoding malonic semialdehyde reductase, with product MGRPLDDAGLDTIFRTARTYNGYTDQPVTQADIQRIYDLLKMGPTAANQQSARFVWLLSQESKDKLADLATASNPDKIRKAPATVIIAMDLAFNEQLSWLFPHVSDAKNWFADDAMRHANAFRNSTLQGGYLLIAARALGFDTGPMSGFDNAKVDEAFFGDQPNLKSNFIATLGHGDPSTIFGRLPRPEFDQFNRIA from the coding sequence ATGGGTCGTCCCCTCGATGATGCGGGGCTGGATACGATCTTCCGTACCGCACGCACTTATAACGGCTATACCGACCAGCCGGTCACCCAGGCCGATATCCAGCGGATCTACGATCTGCTCAAGATGGGGCCGACCGCCGCCAATCAGCAGTCGGCACGCTTCGTCTGGCTGCTGAGTCAGGAGAGCAAGGACAAGCTCGCCGACCTCGCGACCGCCAGCAATCCCGACAAGATCCGCAAGGCGCCCGCGACGGTGATCATCGCGATGGATCTCGCATTCAACGAACAGCTTTCGTGGCTCTTCCCGCACGTTTCCGATGCGAAGAACTGGTTCGCCGATGACGCGATGCGCCACGCCAACGCCTTCCGCAATTCGACGCTGCAGGGCGGCTATTTGCTGATCGCCGCGCGTGCTTTGGGCTTCGATACCGGTCCCATGTCGGGATTCGACAACGCCAAGGTTGACGAAGCCTTTTTCGGCGACCAGCCCAATCTGAAGTCGAACTTCATTGCAACGCTGGGCCATGGCGACCCTTCCACCATCTTCGGGCGGCTTCCCCGCCCCGAATTCGATCAGTTCAATCGCATCGCCTGA
- a CDS encoding NifU family protein: MLIETEATPNPATLKFLPGRTVMDAGTRDFATPEDAEASPLASALFSFGDVTGVFFGRDFISVTAGPGVDWRDLKPDVLAILLDHFSANMPLFHAGSAGFSVPPESADFGDNPEDAEIVAQIRELIDTRIRPAVANDGGDIVYRGFDAGKVYLQMQGACAGCPSSTATLKNGIEQLLKYYVPEVTEVRAI, encoded by the coding sequence ATGTTGATCGAGACCGAAGCCACGCCCAATCCGGCGACGCTCAAATTCCTCCCCGGCCGCACCGTGATGGACGCGGGCACCCGCGACTTCGCTACGCCCGAGGACGCCGAAGCGTCGCCGCTCGCGAGCGCGCTGTTTTCGTTCGGCGACGTGACCGGCGTTTTCTTCGGGCGCGACTTCATTTCGGTCACCGCCGGCCCCGGCGTCGACTGGCGCGACCTCAAGCCCGACGTGCTGGCGATCCTGCTCGATCATTTCTCGGCCAACATGCCGTTGTTCCACGCCGGGTCGGCGGGTTTCTCGGTCCCGCCCGAATCGGCCGATTTCGGCGACAATCCCGAGGATGCCGAGATCGTCGCGCAGATCCGCGAGCTGATCGACACCCGCATCCGCCCCGCGGTCGCCAATGACGGCGGCGACATCGTCTATCGCGGGTTCGATGCCGGCAAGGTCTATCTCCAGATGCAGGGCGCCTGCGCGGGCTGCCCGTCCTCGACGGCGACGCTGAAGAACGGCATCGAGCAATTGCTCAAATATTATGTTCCCGAAGTCACCGAAGTTCGCGCGATCTAG